In the genome of Longimicrobium sp., the window CCAGCCAGTTCACCGGGTCGTGGACGATGCCGGCGGTGGGCTTCTACGAGATCGTGGTGGTCGCGCGGCAGACGGGGACGGCGAACACCGGCGTGGACCGCACCACCGTCTTCACCCTTCCCCCGTCGCCGCCGGCGGGATGACGGCGGACGCGTCGACGGAGTCCACATCCGCACCGGAACCGATCTTGCCGCGCGAGCCCTCATCCCCCGCCGCCACCGGGTCGGGGGAACGGAACTCGATCTGACGACAGGGCGGCTGGATGCCGGGACGGTACGACGCCACGCTGGTGGCGGTTTCCGTGCTGATCGCGATCTTCGCGGCGTACGCGGCGCTCGCGCTGGCTTCGCGCGTGCACGCGGTGCAGGGGCGCTTCCGCGCGGCGTGGCTGGCGGGGGGGAGCCTGGCCGTGGGGCTGGGGATCTGGGCCATGCACTTCGTGGGGATGCTGGCCTTGCGCCTTCCCATCCCCGTGGCCTACGCCGTTCCCACCGTGATCCTCTCCGCGCTGGTGCCCGTGGCGGCGTCGGCGCTCATGCTCCTCCTCTTCTCCCGCGAGCGGCTGGCCGGCGGCGTGCTGCTGGCCGCGGTGGTCCCGGTCGGCGTCGCGCTGGCGGGGATGCACCTGCTGGGGATGGCGGCGATGCGCGCGGAGGCGCACGTCGCCTTCGACCAAGCGCTCGTGGTGGCCGCGTGGGGACTGGCCTTCGCCGCCGCGTTCGGGCTGCTCTGGCTGGGCCGCGAGATGCGCGGCGACGAGTCGCCGGCCGGCCGCCGCCGCAAGCTGGTGGCGGCCGTGGGCATCGGCGCCACTATCGCGGCGATGCACTACACGGCGATGTCGGCGGCGCACTTCACCCGCCTGCGCTCCACCCTGCACGTGGCCCAGGAGACGGTGGTGCAGACGCGCGGGCTGGCGTGGGGCGTGGCCACGGCGACGGTGGCGCTGCTGGCGACCATCGTCTTCGGCGCGCTGGTGGACCGCCGGGCGCGGGCCCGCAGCGCCGAGACCGAGGCGCTGCGCCGCAGCGAGGACCGCTTCCGCTCCCTCGTGCTGGCCACCGCGCAGATCATCTGGACGACGGACGAGAAGGGCGAGTTCGCCGCCGAGCAGCCCGAGTGGGCGGCGTTCACGGGCACCACCTTCGACGAGTACCGCGGGTGGAAGTGGCTGGAATGCGTGCACCCCGCCGACCGCGAGCGCGCCGCCGCCACCTGGCGCGCCGCACTGGAGAGCCGCACGCTGTACGAGGGCGAGTACCGCCTGCGCCGCCACGACCGGCAGTTCCGCGACATGCAGGTGCGCGCCGTCCCCGTGCTGGAGCCCGGCGGCCGCGTCCGCGAGTGGGTGGGCGCGGAGACCGACATCACCGAGCGGCGCAAGGCCGAGCGCGACGCGCAGTTCCTGGCCGATGCCAGCCGCGTCCTCGCCTCGTCGCTCGACTATCCCACCACGCTGCGCAGCGTGGCCAGGCTGGCGGTGCCCGAGCTGGCGGACTGGTGCGCGGTGGACCTGCTGGCCGAGGGCGGGGGGATGCAGCGCGTGGCCGTGGAGCACGAGGATCCCGAGAAGGTGGAGTTCGTGCACCGGCTGCAGGAGCGCTACCCGTCGGACCCGCTGTCGGAGCGCGGGCTGCCGCAGGTGATCCGCAGCGGGCGCGCCGACATGATGGCCGAGATCCCCGACGAGCTGATCGCCGCCGCGGCGCGCGACCCCGAGCACCTGGCGCTGATCCGCGGGCTGGGGCTCAGGAGCTACATCGTCGTCCCCCTGATCGCCCGCGACAAGACGCTGGGGGCCATCACCCTGGTGCACGCGGAGAGCGGGCGGCGCTACGACGCGCAGGACCTGGCGCTGGCCGAGGAGCTGGCCCGCCGCGCCGCCGTGGCCATCGACAACGCCCGCCTCTTCGCCGAGACGGAGGAGGCGCGCGCGCAGCTGGAGCAGCAGGCCGCCGAGCTGCAGGAGGCGCAGGCGGAGATGGAGATGGCGCACGACGAGCTGCAGCGCGCCAACGACGAGCTCCTCCAGCGCACCGCCGAGGCCGAGCGCGCCCGCGAGGCGGCGGACGAGGCGAACGCCGCGAAGAGCGCCTTCCTCGCGACGATGAGCCACGAGCTGCGCACGCCGCTGAACGCCATCGCCGGGTACGCGCAGCTGCTGGAGATGGGGATCCACGGCGAGGTGAACGACACCCAGCGCGAGTACCTCGACAAGATCCGCCGCAACCAGACGCACCTCCTCGGCCTCATCAACGACGTGCTGAACTTCGCCAAGATCGAGGCGGGGCAGGTGCAGTACGAGATCGGCGACGTGCCGGTGGACGAGACGCTGGCCGCGGTGGAGGCGCTGATCGAGCCGCAGGTGAAGGCCCGCCGCCACCACTACGCCTACCGCCGCGGCGACCCGGCGGTCACCGCGCGCGCCGACCGCGACCGGGTGGAGCAGGTCGTCCTCAACCTCCTCAGCAACGCGGTGAAGTTCACCAGCCCGGGCGGGCGGATCGTGATGGAGTGGGAGGCGGACGGCCGCGCCGTGCGCATCCGCGTGCGCGACACCGGCCGCGGCATCCCGGCCGACAAGCTGCCGGCCATCTTCGAGCCCTTCGTGCAGGTGGACCCCACGCTCACCCGCAGCAGCGAGGGCACGGGGCTCGGCCTCGCCATCAGCCGCGACTTGGCCCGCGCGATGAAGGGCGACCTCACGGTGGAGAGCCGCGAGGGCGTGGGCTCCACCTTCACCCTCACCCTCCCCCGCGGCCCCGACCGCGCCGTCCCCGCCCCCGAGGCCGAGGAGGACGCGGAGGCGCGAGTGGCGTAGGCCTCGTCGCATCGCCCGGCTGTCCTTTGCCTCACGCGGAGACGCGGAGGACGCGGGTGGCGTAACGCGCTTCGTCTTCCCCGGCTGCCGGAGAACGGGGAAGGAGGGGATCTGAGCCGGGAGGACGGCCGCCCCGGCGGGAGCGTGGAAGAACGGGGGTGCGATGAAAAGACGCGGGGCCGCCGGTGGGGCGGCCCCGCGTCGGTCGCTTCAGCGGAAGCGCGGCGTCAGCCGGGCGGGGAAGACGCGCGGCGGCTGCGCCTTCGGCACCATGGTGACCCAGACGGTGGCGCTGTCCATCGGCGCGGAGCCGTCCGCGCGGCGGTAGCGCGACCCTTCGCCGTAGGCGCGCAGCATCACCCCCACGCGCGTGGTGTCGGCGTCGCGCTGGCCCGCCACGAACATCGGCACCCGCAGCGTGAAGCGCCCGTCGGGCCCCGAGAGCGCGCGCAGCTGCGGCGTGGTGCCCTGCTGCGGGTCCACCGGGCGGTACACGGCCACCGCCACCGAGTCCAGCGGCTCGCCCGCGGGCCCCACCACCACGCCGCTCACCGTGGCGTGGTGGGTGGTGCCGAACTCGTTTCCCGTTCCCGCCGCCGGCGGTGGTGCGGGGCCGCCGTCCCCCGCGGCGGGCGCGGGCGCGGCGGGCCTGCATCCCGCCAGCGCGGCCGCGGCCACCCCCGCCATCCACATCCTCGTCATCGCCCTCCTCCTCTCTCGTGCCCGTCTCGCCGGGCTCACGCCACGCCGTAGAAATTCCGGTGCCAGAGCCGCCGGACAGCGTCGGTGCTGTATCCCGCGGGCACGGTGGCGTTGCGCACCACCGAGTCGGCCGGGTACCAGCTGAAGTAGCCGAGCGACTCGGCCGACAGCCTCGCGGTGGTGTTCCCTTCCATGCAGTACACCACCAGGTCGATCCCGTCGAAGGCGGTGAGCGTGGTGGTGCCGCTGGTGACCGTGCAGGAGCGGATCAGGTTGGCCAGGAACGATCCCTGGTACGACACGCCGTCCCAGCTGTCGTCGCTCCCCGTCTGGTTCGACGGCCCGTCGGGCGCGCTGGACGCGTCGACGAAGTCGTACAGGAAGCCCGCCACCGCGCCCTCCACCTGCGCGCCGTCCTTCCCCGAATAGAAGGTCTGGCTCTCGATCGTGTAGTCGCTGTAGTAGGTGCTCGTCAGCGCGTCGCCGGCCACCCACACGGCGAAGAAGGTGGCGAACCCCTCCACGAACGCGCACGACCACTGGTACTGCCGGTCGATGTAATGCTCGCCGTTGGGGCTGCAGTAGTAGTTGGACCACGGCTCGATCGCCGCCCAGTGGTAGGCGTGCCCGTATTCGTGGATGGTTACGAAACGCCCGTCTTCGGTGAACACCCGGGTGTAGTTGAGCCGGATGGTGTCCTGCGTCTGGTTGTAGTTGATGGCGAAGGCCGAATCGGTGGGGTGCACGATCACCGGCACCCGCCCGCGCGACAGGCCGAAGCGGCTCTCGGCCACGGGCACGTACTGGTTGAGCAGGACGTGCGCGTGCGCCGCGTAGTTGTTCGCGGCGGTGAAGCTCGGGTTGGCGCCGTTCCCCTCGTTGAAGTACGACACCCCTGCGTTGGCCTGCCCCGGGCTGACCACGTGGGCGATGCGGTTCCGCAGCGAGATGCTGGCGTCGTAGATGCCGCTGGAGCAGGAAAACGAGAACGAGCCGTCGGCCGCCGTGGCCACGGTGAAGGAGTTCAGCGGCGCGTAGCTGGAATTCAGGCAGGTGACACTGACCTCCGCGTTCGGCACCGGCCTGTTGGTGCCTGTGTCGTTGTTATAGTAGCGGAAGAAGCCCGAGGTGCTGGTGACCAGATGCGCCGGCTCCGCGGCCGCCCGCACCGCGGCCAGCGCCGGGGCCGCACCGTGCGCACGGGTCTCGACGAAGGGGCCGAAGGCGCCGAACAGCGGGAGGCGGCTCCCCGCCAGCACGGCGGGATCGTACCCGGCCGTCACGCGGCCCCCGCCGTCGTCCACCAGCAGGTACAGCTCCTCGGAGCTTTCCTCGACCACCGCGGTGTCGCCCACCACCGAGCGCTCGCCCGCGGGCGGCTGGCTGCGCGTCTGTGCCACCACCCGGTAGTAGCCCGCGCTCGGGAAGGTGATGGTGGCGGTGAGCTGCCGCTGCGCGCCCCGTCCCATGGCCCCGCGCGAGGTGGCGGCGGGCGGCACCGCGTCGCCGGGCTGCGCCACCTCGCCGTCCGGTGCCACGATCCGGAAGTCCACGTCTCCCGCGGCGTGCCGCGCGGCCGCCAGGGCGGTGACCACGATGGGCGTGCCGGGGCGGAAGCTGCCGCTGGCATGCAGGTCCAGCCCGATGCGGCGCACGGCCGGGGCGTCGCCGGTGTCGTCGCGGTTCGGCCCGCGCGAGCGCGGCCCCGGTTCCGTCACCGCGGCGGGATCGTCGCTGCACCCCGCG includes:
- a CDS encoding MHYT domain-containing protein, which codes for MPGRYDATLVAVSVLIAIFAAYAALALASRVHAVQGRFRAAWLAGGSLAVGLGIWAMHFVGMLALRLPIPVAYAVPTVILSALVPVAASALMLLLFSRERLAGGVLLAAVVPVGVALAGMHLLGMAAMRAEAHVAFDQALVVAAWGLAFAAAFGLLWLGREMRGDESPAGRRRKLVAAVGIGATIAAMHYTAMSAAHFTRLRSTLHVAQETVVQTRGLAWGVATATVALLATIVFGALVDRRARARSAETEALRRSEDRFRSLVLATAQIIWTTDEKGEFAAEQPEWAAFTGTTFDEYRGWKWLECVHPADRERAAATWRAALESRTLYEGEYRLRRHDRQFRDMQVRAVPVLEPGGRVREWVGAETDITERRKAERDAQFLADASRVLASSLDYPTTLRSVARLAVPELADWCAVDLLAEGGGMQRVAVEHEDPEKVEFVHRLQERYPSDPLSERGLPQVIRSGRADMMAEIPDELIAAAARDPEHLALIRGLGLRSYIVVPLIARDKTLGAITLVHAESGRRYDAQDLALAEELARRAAVAIDNARLFAETEEARAQLEQQAAELQEAQAEMEMAHDELQRANDELLQRTAEAERAREAADEANAAKSAFLATMSHELRTPLNAIAGYAQLLEMGIHGEVNDTQREYLDKIRRNQTHLLGLINDVLNFAKIEAGQVQYEIGDVPVDETLAAVEALIEPQVKARRHHYAYRRGDPAVTARADRDRVEQVVLNLLSNAVKFTSPGGRIVMEWEADGRAVRIRVRDTGRGIPADKLPAIFEPFVQVDPTLTRSSEGTGLGLAISRDLARAMKGDLTVESREGVGSTFTLTLPRGPDRAVPAPEAEEDAEARVA